From a region of the Primulina eburnea isolate SZY01 chromosome 7, ASM2296580v1, whole genome shotgun sequence genome:
- the LOC140837470 gene encoding microtubule-associated protein 70-1-like, translating to MAEVSGEGRVSVAPEINSGENAPERTPLAMSGSFKEGVKTSSSRRRVAVRPSLDADDFINLLHGSDPVKMELNRLENEVRDKERELGEAQSQIKALRLSERLREKAVEELTEELAKVEGKLKLTESNLENKNLEIKKINDEKKASMAAQFAAEATLRRVHAAQKDDDMPPIEAILAPLEAELKLSRLEIAKLQDDNKALDRLTKSKEAALLESERTVQVALAKASMVDDLQNKNQELMKQIEICQEENKILDRMHRQKVAEVEKLTQTVGDLEEAVLAGGAAANAVRDYQRKVQEMNEERKILDRELARAKVTANRVATVVANEWKDANDKVMPVKQWLDERRFLQGEMQQLRDKLAITERAAKSEAQLKEKYQLRLKVLEETLRSPNIATRSTTPAPDGRSLSNGPSRRQSLGGAENVPKLTSNGFLPKRSPSFQMRSSGSSSVLKHAKGTSKSFDGGSRSLDRGKILLNGLGLNFKQSQSCDGTKDGETQNTLWKGSQNENTSDIQTTEKEDSVPGLLYDLLQREVVALRKAALEKDQSLKDKDDAIEMLAKKVETLTKAMEVEAKKMRREVASMEKEVAAMRVEKEHENRTKRLGNATKNSLNTSQFLPGRTLSRSGSGRNAQ from the exons ATGGCGGAGGTTTCCGGTGAAGGACGTGTCTCTGTGGCGCCGGAGATTAATTCAGGAGAGAATGCGCCGGAAAGGACGCCTCTTGCGATGTCGGGCTCGTTTAAGGAGGGAGTCAAAACGTCTTCTTCACGGCGGAGAGTGGCCGTGCGACCGAGCTTGGATGCGGACGATTTTATAAACTTGCTTCATGGTTCGGATCCGGTGAAGATGGAGCTCAATCGCCTCGAGAATGAAGTCAGAG ATAAGGAGAGGGAATTAGGCGAAGCCCAGTCTCAGATCAAGGCGTTGAGGTTATCCGAGCGGCTTCGTGAGAAGGCTGTGGAAGAG CTTACTGAAGAGTTAGCTAAAGTGGAGGGGAAGCTCAAATTAACAGAATCTAACCTAGAAAACAAG AatcttgaaattaaaaaaattaatgatgaaaAGAAGGCTTCAATGGCAGCTCAATTTGCTGCAGAAGCGACTCTTCGTAGAGTTCACGCTGCTCAAAAGGATGATGATATGCCTCCCATTGAAGCTATCCTGGCTCCCTTGGAGGCGGAACTTAAGCTTTCCCGACTGGAG ATTGCAAAGCTGCAGGATGATAACAAAGCATTGGACAGGCTTACTAAGTCAAAAGAGGCTGCACTACTCGAGTCAGAGAGGACTGTGCAAGTAGCATTGGCAAAGGCTTCTATGGTGGACGATCTTCAAAACAAGAATCAAGAATTGATGAAGCAGATTGAAATTTGCCAG GAAGAGAACAAGATCTTGGACAGAATGCATCGCCAGAAGGTTGCAGAGGTTGAAAAGCTTACTCAAACTGTTGGTGACCTGGAAGAGGCTGTTCTTGCTGGTGGTGCTGCAGCCAATGCTGTTCGTGATTACCAGCGGAAAGTTCAGGAGATGAAT GAGGAAAGAAAAATTCTTGATAGAGAGCTGGCTCGTGCTAAAGTAACTGCCAATAGAGTGGCAACTGTGGTAGCAAACGAATGGAAAGACGCTAATGACAAGGTTATGCCTGTGAAACAATGGCTCGATGAAAGAAGATTCTTACAG GGTGAGATGCAACAACTACGAGACAAGCTTGCCATTACTGAGCGAGCTGCTAAGTCTGAAGCCCAATTGAAA GAAAAATATCAATTGCGACTTAAAGTTCTTGAAGAGACTTTGAGATCACCAAACATTGCTACGCGTAGCACCACCCCTGCACCTGATGGAAGAAGCTTAAGCAACGGTCCTTCAAGACGACAATCACTTGGTGGAGCAGAAAATGTTCCCAAATTGACTTCCAATGGCTTTCTACCCAAGAGGTCACCATCTTTTCAGATGAGATCTTCTGGGAGTAGTTCAGTGTTGAAACATGCAAAAGGGACATCAAAGTCATTTGATGGTGGTTCCAGATCTTTGGACCGTGGGAAAATTCTCTTAAATGGATTAGGGCTAAATTTCAAACAAAGCCAGTCCTGTGATGGAACCAAGGATGGCGAGACACAAAATACTTTGTGGAAAGGAAGTCAAAACGAAAATACCAGTGATATACAAACAACTGAGAAAGAAGATTCTGTTCCTGGGTTATTATATGATTTATTACAGAGAGAAGTGGTTGCATTGAGGAAAGCTGCTCTTGAAAAAGATCAGAGTCTTAAAGACAAGGATGATGCAATTGAG ATGCTGGCAAAGAAGGTGGAAACATTAACCAAAGCCATGGAAGTCGAGGCTAAAAAGATGAGAAGGGAAGTGGCCTCGATGGAGAAGGAAGTGGCTGCCATGCGGGTGGAAAAAGAACATGAAAATAGGACAAAACGACTCGGAAATGCCACTAAGAATTCACTCAACACTTCTCAGTTCCTCCCTGGAAG GACCTTATCAAGAAGCGGGTCAGGACGCAACGCACAATAA